Part of the Streptomyces sp. NBC_01408 genome, GGGTCAGGCGGGCAGGGCGGGTGGCCAGTCCGGGGCGGGGTCCTCGGAGAGCAGGGGGCGCAGGGCGCCGACCGCCGCGCCGATGCAGGTGTCCCGCAGCTCGGTGCGGGTGCAGGTCTCGCGCGTGAGCCAGTCCACGCACAGCACCTGGACGAACACGAGCCAGGCCTTCAGTGCCGCGGAGACGGCGGAGTGCGTGCGTTCGTCTGCGAGCGGGAGCCCACCGAGCAAGCGTGAGCGCAGGGCGTCGAGTTCGTCCGTCATGATCGTCTGGATGACAGGGTCGCCCGCCAGCACCCGGTTCGCGGCCAGGACGGCGTGGCGGTTGGTGATGAAGTAGTCGAGGTGGGCGTCCAAGCCCTGGGTGAGCTGCTCGACGAGCGTGGCGCTGGGATCGAACGTGGTCGCCTCCAGTAGCCGATCGGTCGCCTGCTGGTAGACCGCGGC contains:
- a CDS encoding TetR/AcrR family transcriptional regulator, which gives rise to MPPRRRLPPADRRAQLLTVGAQLFSAAPYDDVLMEDVARQAGVSRALLYQHFPSKHALFAAVYQQATDRLLEATTFDPSATLVEQLTQGLDAHLDYFITNRHAVLAANRVLAGDPVIQTIMTDELDALRSRLLGGLPLADERTHSAVSAALKAWLVFVQVLCVDWLTRETCTRTELRDTCIGAAVGALRPLLSEDPAPDWPPALPA